TACATACAAAACAAAAGAGATGCAACCTACGATACAAACAATAGCTGCTAGACCAGCAGAATGTGCTAAAGTAGCATACATACCAGTTACAAATGCAATTACAACAGCTGACATTGCCACAAACTGCAAATAAATTGCAATCTTATGAAGTCTTAGTATAACTTCTAACTCTGTAACCATTAACCCTGCAACTGACCCTGGTACATATGTTATACTTGCTCCCATGGCAAAGTGAGTGAATACAGCAGCAGCTGAACTTGTAAACGCGATGGCATTTGTAACAACAAATACACCAAATGATGTACTCTTCAATAGAATCGCCATCCCTTTATCAGGGCTAACTCTATCACTGTCAAAACCTCCAGGTAATGTAAAACCAGCTGTGAATGTCACTGTCATTATTAAAGCAGCCACAACTAGATGTATTTGAGCTGCCTTCATAGTATTTTCGCGGGATTTTTCAGGATCCTGCCTTATAAACATAGCCATTCCTTCTCAAAAATTTGTTATCCATGCTTCCAAAGTAACAACCATTTATATAGAAATATTAGACTTAGCTTCTTCATGAATCtctataatagaaaaataaaaaagtaacatTGCTTGCCTTGACCAGAAGAAAGGAATAATTTGCTTTGccttgataaaaaataatatgttgttTTCTTGCTTTGCTTTTAAGTTTCTATTCATGCAACAAATATATACGAGAGACGTACTGAAAACACCCCTGAATTTTTAGTTTCGTTGGATAGTAGACATGCTTATCAGTTCTTAAAGTTAACAAGTTACATCCAAGTTCTAGAGTGATTTAGGCATACAAAAcaagataatataatatatagtacattaataagaattcataataattttgcCATAAAAGTTTTGTTATCTACAAAGCTAACACATAAAATATGTCAAACAATACAAGATGGTGACAGATCCAGGATTTTCACTAGGGTGattgaaaatataaagaagtaaacaGACAAACAAGACACAATTCTCGTCTTATTAGTAAAATCTCTGACCCCGCCACTACTGATTTGTTGTTTCTCCAGTCAATCCTTTGTAAATAAGAAGAAGAACCAACACATAAATAATGAAAGAAAGGCAACCAATGGCACAAACAGAAGTAGCTAGACTAACTGAATGTGACAATGTAGCATACAAACCAGTTACAAATGCAATAACAACAGCTGACATTGCTAAGAACTGTAAAATTGTTGCAACTCTGTAAATGTTCTTCAGAACTCTCAGCTCTTCTTTGGTCTTGGGGCGATGATTAGCTGCCA
The window above is part of the Solanum pennellii chromosome 5, SPENNV200 genome. Proteins encoded here:
- the LOC114077344 gene encoding protein ACCELERATED CELL DEATH 6-like; this encodes MAMFIRQDPEKSRENTMKAAQIHLVVAALIMTVTFTAGFTLPGGFDSDRVSPDKGMAILLKSTSFGVFVVTNAIAFTSSAAAVFTHFAMGASITYVPGSVAGLMVTELEVILRLHKIAIYLQFVAMSAVVIAFVTGMYATLAHSAGLAAIVCIVGCISFVLYVLVIVVWLQLV